AGGTCAAGAAGCCGTAGTCCTCGAAGGAGCCGTAGCCCGTATAGACGCCGTAGTCCTAGGAGAAGCCGCAGTCCCCGCAGGAGGTGAGTTTCTTCTCTAATCTACTCTCTAGTGAGAGTTCGTGGTTGTATTATACTATTACTTTGATTATCTTTCGTTACTTGATTGATCAAATTATTTTATCCTGACCGAGCTACATAAATTTCAGGTCCCGAGATGATTACAGGGAAAGAGACTACAGGAAGAGGAGCAGAAGTAGAAGCAATGAAAGGGGGCGTGATAGGCATCATGACAAGGATAGAGATTATCGCCGTCGCAGTAGGTCTCGTAGTGCCAGCCCTGATGACAAACGCAGAGTCAGAGGCCGTTATGATGATGAGAGACGCAGTCGCAGTTGCTCCTTGAGGTCCTTTTTTGAGCTTTGTTTTCAATGTTTTTGCTCCACGCAATGTACAAATGATTCTGATCCCGATTTTATGTCATGTAGTGCATCTCCTGCTCGCCGCAGCCCCAGCCCTAGAAGTGCCTCCCCACTAAAAGCCTCTCCTGAACGGCAAAGCAAAGAGAGGTCTCTAACTCCTGCTTCCCGCAGCCGTAGCCCAAGAAGTCCTTCCCTGGAAAAGGCCTCTCCTGAGAGTAAGAGCAATGATAGGTCCCCGTCTCCTCGGGACACAGCTCGTAGTCAGTCTCCTAATGCGGAGGTGGGCTAAAGGCATTCATAGCTTTATATATAGATCACCAATGTAAAGTTGATCTCTGAATTGAGTTTGGTTATATAACTTGCAGGAATGACGGCGTAATTGTGAAGGAGACAGTGTATCAAAACATGTTTTGCTTGTATTGATGATGTTTCATCCTTCAAGCATGGGAACTTCTATCCTCTGTAGTATTGGTTGAATTTCCGTAGGTGCTCTGAACTACTACTGTGTGTTTGTTTCCTGCTATCTTTCGAGTTTAGTATCTTGAGACTTCCTTAGTTGTCTATGTGCAAGGGTTATTCTGTATGAGATTTTAAATCTTTAATTTACTGTGGTCTTCTTTGTTTTTTGTTTTTTGTCAAGTTGCTAATTCCATGGCTTGTCTTGAATTTTTCTAGTCGGGTTCGAGAAAAGAATTGACTTGGGAAGATGGCACAGCCGTGTTGAGATTGTAGCTGTTGCTGCTGTCTATGAAACTGTAGATGATTGATGTCTTGATCGATGTTAGATGTGTCATGCTTGATGATAGATGCCGGTTTCAACACCCTGCCCTACCATATATAGTTAGCATCTTTGTCTCACACTTCTTGTCAATACTAAGAAGGGTTGGGTTAGTCTATTGCCCTGTGTTTGAATCCAGTTATGAAATTAAGTTAATCATTCTCTTCGGTCGTATATCCACTTTCATTTGAGCTTATCTAACGTTTCTCTTTCATCAAAGGTTTAACAAGGAAAAAAATCTCAATTTAATACAAAGATGGGATCAGAAAGGGTAACGTATAAAATCATCGTTGTGGTTAATTGATGGTGAGTTGAAGATTCTGCGTGAACTCCAACCTTCGAGTTTCATGGTAAAAAGTCTTGTACTTATTTGGCCAATAAGTCAACCAAATAGAACCTTTAATCTCCCATTCCATTCTTCTCCCCATTGCTCCTTTACCAATCTTCCACACCACGCTCTCTCCATACTCATCCCCTGCGAATATCACTCCTCCTCTCCTCGTAAATGACCTATACGCCCTCGCGTACCTATCCTTAAACCAAGACCTCGGGCTCATTATCGAAAACCTCGACGGCTTTGTCGTGAAAACCTCTCTTCCTCCAACGCTGCTGTCGTACAAGATCCAGTTTAAATTGGCCGTGTAGCCGAGCACAGACTGCTCGAACTTCCATGGGGTCATTGTCATGGTCGAGGCTTCTCGTCCAGCTACTCTTAGGCCTAAAGAGTTTGGTGGGTCGAACGAGCCTTCTATAGACCTCTCGACCTCGAATTCTCGTCCAGGGTTGTTGGATGATTTGCTGACAGAGACGCTTATGAAGTCGGTTTGGAGAGTGGGAGTTATTTGTAGAGAGATCCTTGATGGGAAGTGCTTCTCGTGTTCTCCTGCTCCTTTTCTCGACATCAGTCTCTCGTTTACAAGCTTTATTACATCATATCTGTACATGCATAAAAGGTTTTGTCACTTAGGAGTTGCGAATGTTTCATTAAAAAAACTTTGGACAAATCTCATAAATAATACATTTTTAGTTTTTTTTTTTCCAAATATATCACTCGAACAGAAAAAGTTCTTAAATACTATTATTTATCGATCAACAAAAACATTAAACGCGATATCCAAAATCCAAAATCCTAATCTGATCATCTAAATATTAGATCATAAATTTTAATCACTAAATCCTAAATTTGTATTAATATATTTATATTTATTTTAACCTTTTAATAAATGTTATTTTTATGATATTTTTTTAACAAAAAATTGATGTAATGCTATTTGACCGTATTTCCAAAAACTTTTTAGGCCATATTTTTTAGTGTTGAGACAATAAATTAGTATGTACCTGATGTTGTCTATCTTCACGATCACATCGATCCACTTGTCTCTAACTACAACTTTATGATTGAATTGCATCACACCTTCAAGCTGATTAAACTTGAGAGAGAACAACAATCTCGAATCAGCTGTAGGGTTGCTCGATCTCTCCACTTCCATGGCTTCAATAGGACAATACAATTGCACTTTCCACAGTCCATAAGTCGAAAAAGCGTAAGAGAACAGAGGAGTTGTCGTGGTCTTGTTACTCCGATTATCCTTACGCTCGATGATCCAATTTGTAATTGCTAGATTGACTGATCTCATCCATTGTTCTTCTAAATTAGACCCTAGAAGCTTCATAAGAGATGTGGTCGCTTGCCTTGCATGACAAGTTACCAAATGGTTCCTGAGGGTGATCAGGCAGTTTTCACGGAGATATAAAGGAGCTTCATAGACGCAAACGAGGAACGAGAGAGTGAGGATCACTGTATTGAAGATGTCTTTAAGACCATTGATCATTGAAGGATCAGGCTTAGGGACTTTGATGGTTGAACAATTGGAACTATTAGAGGTATAAGTTAAAATAGATTCAACAAAACTAAAGAGGAGAGAGGTGATTGTTTGTTCATCAAAAGGGTTTGGTGAGTTTGAGTTGATGTTGAGTTCTTGTTTTGAGGTCCAGAGGTACAAAGGAGGATGGTTATTGGATTGGACAATGATGGAGAAAGTGGGGATTTTAGGGTTAGGGTTTCTTTGTGCTATAAGATTTAGGGTTGAATTTGGGAAATCAGAAGCTGAGTGACAAATACAAAAGGAAAGAGAAGTTGTATTCCATTTGGTGATTTGTGGAATGTTTTGTATCCATGTGAATACATCAGGGAACTTCTCGGACATAATTTTGTGGTTGTTCTTGTTGTGGATTAGTTTTGCTTGCATACACACATATATATAGAGATGCATGGGCTTGAACATATTGCTTCATGTGTAGATTTTTGGCAAGAAGCAAAATTGAAGTGATAAGCTTTAAATTTTGCTAAAAGTAGGCTAATAAACTTTTGTTGGAATATTTCATCTATGGATGGTTTGGATATACTTGTCATGAATAATTATCAAAACTATCACTTCGAGCATTTTATTTTTACGGTCTCACATTCTATTCTCTGGGAGAATATTCTATTCTTAGGGAGAATAGTAATATCTTAGGCTGCAACTGGATTGTAAATATTTGGAATGGAATGATGTGGAATGACCTATTCCATTAATTCCATAAAAAAATTTACCATTTGACATGAATGGAATGGAATACTCATTCTATTAATTCCAAAAATAAATACAAAAAATACAAAAGAATCATTCCATAATAAATTTGATCATGAAAGAATGGAATGAATTTCATTCCATTTTTTACTGTATTCTATTCCTACCATTCCATTTATTTTAAATTCCACAAATTCCATATATGTTTACCAGTTATACCCTTAAGTAGTTTCACCAGATGCTAAATGCTAATATCCTTTTTTTTTGGTTTTGTTAATTCTTTTTTTTTCTTGTTAATTTCAGTTATTAGTAATGAAGCTTTTGATGTGTTAAAAAAAACTAATGAAGCTTTTAAAAATTATACGGAAACTTAACATTTTTCGATAATCTTTTTCTTCAATTGCAAGATTACGAAAATATTATTTCTATCTCAGGATTTTGATTGAATTTTTCTTTCTGAATGATAGAATGGTTGATGTGCCATGCATTATTTGCATGGCAAGAGTTGACTAATAACCAGAAAATGAATTTCAGATTCTTTGCCATAATCTTTTTTTTTTCTTTCAAATCAACAAAGAAAATTTGTAAGAAAATAATTCTTAGCCACACAATATTTCAACCACTTCCGCAGCGTCAAGTAAACAACAATGGATCTTGCGTTAATTTACTTTACGTATTCCTTTGGTTCACCCTCATCCAGTCATCTGCATGGTAATTTTAGTTATAATCCCATTTCCCAACTTTTCCTTACATTACTAAATTTAGCCTTTGAAATATTAAAATACTATCAATATGCTTTTACTGCTACAGTGTATATTTCTCATTTTTGGGAAGTTTTCTATACTATTTGGAGAATACCTTCTCTTTTGATACAGTAACATACGTTACATACCAGGATAAGATCAGAAGTCTAGAAAACTCTGTTTCGTTTGGTATTTTCTTTTTACTAAATTTAGTAAAACCCTTGGAGCTATATGTAATCTATATGGGTTTCTAGAAAATTAGATAATCTAAACACAGGTTTCTACCAAAAATTAGATAATTTAGATAGACATCCACACGCTAAAGCCATCATCCATCATTGCTTATTCTTCCTCTTTTGTTTCTCTTATTCTCCTTTTGGGATATTAGATAAGAAGTTGCGGATCTTCAGCTGTCAAATTAACGCAGTTTCTTGCTCCACACGGCTGGAGATGCTAGTTTATGAATCTGGCATCCTACCATTATCGGCCATACGTGTTTAAATTTAGGCCAGATGAGAATCCAAAGCATCAGGCACATTATAGGCCCATCCCATGTCAAGTTCAGTTCTTGGTTAAATGGGCAATATCCTTTTGTAATATTTTACCTTGGAAGAGGTACTTGTCATACATAAACTGTCTCACAAACTCAGGGTTACAAAATTTCTACAAGTGAAAAACGCATCTCATCCACTCACACCGCTTTTTCCCAATCGCTCTTTTCCGCCAAGCGTTTGGATTATAGATTCCAAGAGCTTAATCTCGTTATCGCGTTTGGATATCTGTTCTTGCATCTCTCGGAGCTCTTCCATATGCAGCTTGAAAACCTCTGAAACAATAGTTACAAACAGTCTTCGTTGAATATCATCGACCCGAGAAGCGCATTGATAATTTTAAAAGTTATACATACTTGTGGTGTTTTCAAGCTCTTTTGTAACCTCTTGCGCACGTGACTCAGCAGCTTTTTGAGAAGCCTCAGCTTGACGTTTCTCTGAGCGAGCATGAGCAGCAGCTGTAATGGCAGCATCTAGTTCTCTTTCTAGTGTTTGTACCCTTTGCTCAAGTACCTAAAACAACACACAGGCGAAAATGATTGCACTTGGATATTTCATGGTGAAGCTTCAAAGGTCGAGCCTTTGATGATTTGGTGATTATTAGCATCAACAGTAGACCACAAAATCAAACTACAGGCTCACTGTTATGGAAAAGAGCCAGAATCATAGAACAACAAGACTTGGTTTAGTGCAATTTGGTGATCAAAGCACAGAGATTCTAACTTTTGACCTCATATGAGTTTCCAGATTCACCATCTTATGCAATTCTAGATCAACACTATCACAATGTTATGAATCAACCTAGCTAAGACCAGATCACATGATCAAATCATCAAATCATCAAATCAGAGAGGCAAATCATGATCAATCAGATCGAATCATCAAATTCCACGAAACAAAGCTCCAACGGACCTTGATGGTTCGAGCTTGTTCGGAGACTAGAGAAGCTCTAGCGAAAGTGTCTTCTTCAACGAAGACAGCTTTCTTGAGGAGAAGCTTCTGTAGAGAATCGAGATTCGAAGCCATCTCCGTTATGTTCTCTAACGATCCCTTCCATCTATCCTCGCTCCCTCCGATCTGCTCCTCCATCGGAAGAATCAAAGGCTCTCTCTCCCCCTTTCTCCTTCCCGGAGAAATCAAACTTGACTCGCTGAACGATCAGCCCAATCAAAAGATTCTTTGGGCTTTATTTTACTTAAATAACTCCAGCCCATTAAGTACAGTATTAAATTTCAGCCAATAAGCGGAGAGCACGAGTCAAGTTTCGAGAACGTACCAATGACGTGTACCAATGGTAACACAGGAACTGATAGGATCTCACGCTTGCGCTCTCGTCCACAAGTTCTGATATTAAACTCAGCCCGTTTAACCTTTTGATTGAGTAGCCACGTGTCGAAATCACGGTCACTTGTCTTTTGATTCTCCCGAATTCTTTGGGCTTTATTTTACTTAAATAACTCCAGCCCATTAAGTACAGTATTAAATTTCAGCCAATAAGCGGAGAGCACGAGTCAAGTTTCGAGAACGTACCAATGACGTGTACCAATGGTAACACAGGAACTGATAGGATCTCACGCTTGCGCTCTCGTCCACAAGTTCTGATATTAAACTCAGCCCGTTTAACCTTTTGATTGAGTAGCCACGTGTCGAAATCACGGTCACTTGTCTTTTGATTCTCCCGAAACAAAATCATTATTCTAATTAAAAAATTTGTAAAAAAAAAAAAAAAGAAATTAGGAAGCCTTCATCGTCACTGCTAGAAACTCATCTACACAGTGTCTTTTAGATCTGGAAGTCTATACTATCGCCAGTAATCCAATCTGCCGTTTTCTTCGTTCTGGTTAATTATTTGATCGGTGAAGTTTCGTTGGAGTTGCTAGTGGGAGCATCTGTGTGCAGGTGAGTGTATTTGGTTGATACTCTAGGGTTTTTGATCCTTATTACGTTTCGGTTGAATTTTAATTTGAATTCTTGGTTCTTATGCTCAATGATTGGATAGCAATCGCAGATTTGATTTTTTTTGTTGTTGTTGCATTTAGTGACTTAGATTTCATTTAATGCTCTTCAAAACTGATGAAGAGCATTAAATGGGAGAATCGATCGGTTCATTTCTCAGTTGACAGGCTTGCTATGAGATTTGACTTCTTTTCTATGTGAGTGTTGACTTTTGATAAATGATGAATAATGAATAATGAATAATTGGGAAAGAATGTGTGAATTTTAGGGTTTAGGATTACCTTGAGATTCTGATGGGTTTTGAGGTCTGGATAAGAAAGATTTAAGTCTTTATAATACGAGCTGGGTTTCGATATCTCTATTATTGGAACGTTCTTCAGCTGTTTAATATCTTATGTTTCTTATCCAGAAAGACCAGATCTAGTTGAGGGGGAGTTACATGTTTTTGCTATAGAGGTGATATGTCGGGGTAATGTGCATGGTTTTTAGTGGTGATTTTAAAGAGTTTTCGAGTTGGGAGGAATGTCGGGCTTGTGCTTTGATCAGGTGAGTTGTGTCACTATCGTCTTAAATGCATATTTTTCTTCTTCTTCTTCTGGAAATGCATCATATGGTCTTGTGATGTTGGCATATGTCAATATTTATCCGTGTATAGGCTATGAGATGTTGATCATTTGCAATACAAGGCTCTTTGTTTAGAGTAGCGCATTGATATAGCCGGACTGTCATAGCATAGCATATAGTACTATTCTTCATCCCTGTAT
The DNA window shown above is from Brassica oleracea var. oleracea cultivar TO1000 chromosome C3, BOL, whole genome shotgun sequence and carries:
- the LOC106334578 gene encoding serine/arginine-rich splicing factor SC35; translated protein: MSHFGRSGPPDISDTYSLLVLNITFRTTADDLYPLFAKYGKVVDVFIPRDRRTGDSRGFAFVRYKYKDEAHKAVERLDGREVDGREITVQFAKYGPNAEKISKGRVVEPPPRSRRSRSRSPRRSRSPYRRRSPRRSRSPRRRSRDDYRERDYRKRSRSRSNERGRDRHHDKDRDYRRRSRSRSASPDDKRRVRGRYDDERRSRSCSLSASPARRSPSPRSASPLKASPERQSKERSLTPASRSRSPRSPSLEKASPESKSNDRSPSPRDTARSQSPNAEE
- the LOC106334580 gene encoding myosin heavy chain, muscle — translated: MEEQIGGSEDRWKGSLENITEMASNLDSLQKLLLKKAVFVEEDTFARASLVSEQARTIKVLEQRVQTLERELDAAITAAAHARSEKRQAEASQKAAESRAQEVTKELENTTKVFKLHMEELREMQEQISKRDNEIKLLESIIQTLGGKERLGKSGVSG
- the LOC106334577 gene encoding uncharacterized protein LOC106334577 translates to MSEKFPDVFTWIQNIPQITKWNTTSLSFCICHSASDFPNSTLNLIAQRNPNPKIPTFSIIVQSNNHPPLYLWTSKQELNINSNSPNPFDEQTITSLLFSFVESILTYTSNSSNCSTIKVPKPDPSMINGLKDIFNTVILTLSFLVCVYEAPLYLRENCLITLRNHLVTCHARQATTSLMKLLGSNLEEQWMRSVNLAITNWIIERKDNRSNKTTTTPLFSYAFSTYGLWKVQLYCPIEAMEVERSSNPTADSRLLFSLKFNQLEGVMQFNHKVVVRDKWIDVIVKIDNIRYDVIKLVNERLMSRKGAGEHEKHFPSRISLQITPTLQTDFISVSVSKSSNNPGREFEVERSIEGSFDPPNSLGLRVAGREASTMTMTPWKFEQSVLGYTANLNWILYDSSVGGREVFTTKPSRFSIMSPRSWFKDRYARAYRSFTRRGGVIFAGDEYGESVVWKIGKGAMGRRMEWEIKGSIWLTYWPNKYKTFYHETRRLEFTQNLQLTIN